The Actinomycetota bacterium genome segment GCTCAACGAGATCCTTTGCAGATGGAATTACGTGTACAATTACGTGAGACCACACCAGAGCCTGGGTTATCTCACCCCCATGGAGTTCCTGAAGGCGTGGATGGAGGAGAGCAAGGATAGGGATGATGTGTTCACCATGTAGTGAACCAGCACACCCCTTTGCAGGCTTAAGGTAT includes the following:
- a CDS encoding transposase, which encodes LNEILCRWNYVYNYVRPHQSLGYLTPMEFLKAWMEESKDRDDVFTM